From the Trueperaceae bacterium genome, the window GGAGAAGGGCTTGACGAGGTAGTCGTCCGCGCCCGAGTCGAGGCCGGTCACCTTGTCGTCCACCGAGTCCTTGGCCGTGAGGATGATGATCGGGGTGTTGCTCGTCTTGCGGATGCGCCTGGCGACCTCGAGCCCGTCGAGGACGGGGAGCATCAGGTCGAGAACCACAAGGTCGGGGTTCAGCTCGCGGAACTTGGAGAGGCCCGTGACGCCGTCGTAGCTGACGACCGTGTCGTAGTTCTCGGCCTGCAGCTCGAGGTCGATGAACTTGGCTATCTCCTTCTCGTCCTCCACGATGAGGATCTGCGGTCTACGTTCCATGGCGCAAGGATGGCACGCGTTCTCATGAGAGACTTGATGAGCGCGTGAACGCCGGATTAGAGCTAGGCCTGGTCAGTTCCCGTCGCCGATGGGCACGGTCGGCTGCACGACGATCTCGCGCTCCAGCACGCCGGCCGCCCACGCCTTGGCGCCCGGCAGCGAGTGGTCGCGCCAGTTGCCGCAGCGCTGCCGCGTGCACCCCGGGACCTCGCCCGTGTGGCCAGCCACGGCGCTCAGTGCGGCCGCGAAGGCGTCGCGCACGGCGGTCTCGGCGGGTTCGCCGAGCACGGTCAGGTAGAAGCCCGTGCGGCAGCCCATCGGGCTGGCATCCACCACCACTACGCCCGGCAGGGCGGCGCGGAGGTAGCCGGCGAGCAGGTGCTCCATGGTGTGAAGGGCGGCGGTGGGGACCTCGGCCTCGTTCGGCTGCACGAGGCGCAGGTCGAACTTGGTGACGACGTCGCCCCGCTCGCCGGCGTAACGGGCGGCGAGGCGCACGTACGGCGCCCTCACCTTGTCGTGGTCGAGTTCGAAGCTCTCCAGTCGCGGCGCGCTCAATCCTGGCACCCAGGGAGTATAGCCGCGACAGCAGTTAGACTGGCACCGGCTGCCGGAACCTATGCGCGGCATGCTGCCGATCACGCTATCGAGGAAGGGTCAAGCGGACAACCACGTATGGAACGAGACAACAGCGGCCGGACAGGCCGGCAGAAGGAGAAGAGCGAGGCGCCACAGGCCGGCCAGCGGCGACCGGCGCCCGCACAGCGACCGTTCATGCCTGCGGAGCGGGTCGCCATCTTCATCGACGGCAGCAACCTTTACAACGGCATGCGCGAGAACCTGCGCAACACGCGCGTCAACCTCGCTGAGCTGATCAACCAGCTCCTGCGCGACAGACCCCTCTTCCGCACGTACTACTACAACGCACCGCTCACGGACGACTACGACGAGGAGCTCAGAGAGGGCCAGCAGCGGTTCTTCGACTCCCTACGGCGCATCCCGTACGTCACCGTGCGGTT encodes:
- a CDS encoding S-ribosylhomocysteine lyase, coding for MPGLSAPRLESFELDHDKVRAPYVRLAARYAGERGDVVTKFDLRLVQPNEAEVPTAALHTMEHLLAGYLRAALPGVVVVDASPMGCRTGFYLTVLGEPAETAVRDAFAAALSAVAGHTGEVPGCTRQRCGNWRDHSLPGAKAWAAGVLEREIVVQPTVPIGDGN
- a CDS encoding NYN domain-containing protein, whose protein sequence is MERDNSGRTGRQKEKSEAPQAGQRRPAPAQRPFMPAERVAIFIDGSNLYNGMRENLRNTRVNLAELINQLLRDRPLFRTYYYNAPLTDDYDEELREGQQRFFDSLRRIPYVTVRFGKLHRRPDGSMVEKGIDVAIAVEALSLAYEDAYDTALLVSGDGDYVELVEAVKRRGKHVECAMFRNQSAGTLLEHVDIFQNLDELDWSRIVF